Part of the Triticum urartu cultivar G1812 chromosome 2, Tu2.1, whole genome shotgun sequence genome, TGGCCCGCCCAGTACAAGGCACCATATTACTTTGTTGCCCAATGGTACGGTCAGTCCGGCTTGCAATCGCCGCAACACTCCACATCATCCTTCACCCACGCCTCCTGCCACTCTCCATCGTACATTGTCGACCTCAATAACGACTACGTGTTCACTGACTCACCGACGTTCATCCGGTCACGGTTTCTATATAAGGAGGCCTCAGCGGTTCCCGGACACTGTTCAACGGAAtgcctccccaagctcgaaggcGGTGGCATGAAGATGGTCAAGTCGATGGCCACTATGAGATGCAGACGGAGCAAGAGATGGCCGTGATGGACACCCAGCGGAAGGTCGTGCCTGATGCGCATGCAAAAAGTAGAGGGGTTTGTCATACTCGAACAAAGATGATGAATTGTTGTGTTCGGCATGGTTGGCCTCAAGCCTTCACGCGTTCAGAGGCACAGAGCAAAAGTGATCGTCTGTTTGGCAAAGTGTTCATAATTTTTTTTCGATGAGAAAAACGACTATGAGCCCTACTTCAAGGAGGCGATCCATGATGGCAATCCAAAGTTTCTAAGTCATGGAAGATACATCATCCAAGAGGTCGTCAACAAACATTGCGGTGTGTATGCACAAATAGAAAACCGGTGGCCTAGTGGTGTGTCACTCCTCGAGCTCGTAAGTTGTTTTTCTCTATGTTGCTTCCTGTTACCCTATGTGTTGTCCATTTTTTTGATTTGCACTATGTTGCTTCATGTTGCTAGCACAGCCACGCCACCACCTTGTACAACAAGACCGAGGACAAGGCATTCATCATGATGCATTGTTGGTTCAAGTTGAATGCACAAAGCAAGTGGAGCACCATTGCCCATGCCCGTCAAAGACCGCCACGCCAAAGCAAGTGGTGAAGGGGGCGATCCGTCGATTGGAGCACTTGCACAGGCCACCCGTGTGGCTAGGTCAAGGAGGGGGGATGGGAAACAAAGAACTAGAAGCGAGAAGGAGTGGCGGCCAATATGACAGAGAAGTTCGAGGACATCGTGTCGAAGAAGGAGGAGGCATATGCCAAGCGCAATGGCATCATGGGAATGTAAAAGTGGAGAAGTTTGACGTCTTCATGGGAATGTAAAATAAGAAGACTAAGCTCGAGGAGAGGAAGCTGGCAATCAAGGAAACTTCTAAGCAACAAAAGATATTATATGTCAAGCCGGACGACTTGGATCCCGATGTGGTGAACTTTTTTATGACTTCCATGCTAGCATGTCGCTTTGTGCAAAAGGAGGGAGGGGTGAAAATGAGGTCAAAGACTGAAGCATCAGGCACGAACAGTTGTGCTTTCGCTTTTGCAGTCGATGGATGTAAAAAACTTGTAGAACATCTGTTGCTTTTGCCAGTAGTTGCATTTGTTTGCAACTATTTTAATGTAAAAATCAAATTCTACTGATCTAGATAAAATTGTCAAAGAGGAGGTTGAACAAGTAAGGAAATTTTGGGGGACACGGTTGAATGGCGCCCGCCCAACCGGCTGCTTGCGAACAAATTTGAATCGTGTCCACGGATATTTGATAGTTTCGGTTTGATTATCcatgttggagatgccctaacttACTGTAACAAGTTGCTACTGATAGTAAACTATGCATATTTATGCTTATCAGAAATATTAGTTCGTTACACTAAGGGAATGGGAGGCCAAATCCCAGGGGCGGTTCACAAATTAAACCAACCGACTCCTTCATAATTAAAAACTTAGTGGGACAATGTGACAGTTTTCAGCCGGCTCAATGTATGAACCGCTCGCGATATTTTCCTAGTTGGTTGAAATTTTTAACTGACTAAAATTTTCAGTCTATTTCTTTTGGTCACGCTCTTTTGTAACCTGCTCGGATGGAGTATCCGGGAGTCGGCTTCGCGATAACTGGTTACAACGGGTGGTCCAAATGTCATCTTCGGAGCATTGCTTAGATGGTTAGGTTTCTTGCTTGAAACCGACCCGGCTTCAAGTTTTAGATTTGACAAGAATGCTTGCATATGTTGAATTTGTTTCAGGTTCTCCGACGCTATTCTTTCAGCGATATAGCATACCATTAACTATGAGGTTTCTGTCAACTTCGTCAATTTTAAGATCTGCTGGTTCAGTGTCTCGGAAGAGTTAAGCCTAGAAATTGCAGTGAAAATGGGGGCATTAGCGGATTAATGCAAAAAGGGGCCCCTAGTAGCAAGTGGAGTAGGAAATTTCGTGTATGAATCAATGACATGCGGCTAGTGGTTGCATATGGGTACAGTACGTAGGTACGCCATGATAAGGCATTGACTTGACTTGACTTGAACAACCCGGCCTAATGAATTCTATCTATAAATAACGTCCGGCATCTTGGTTCCGGAGCAGAAAACAAGCAAGCAACCATAGCCTTTCTATCAAAGACTAGCGACCGTTCTCTCTCAAAACAAGCTGCCGATGTCGACATATGGGGTGAAGGTTGGGATGTTTGGTGGGTCAAATGGTGATGTCTACGACATCGCCGAATTGACGAGCTCTGCGCCGTCAAGCCTGAGGAGCTTGGAGATTTGGAGCACGTCGGGCCACGAAGGGATCATCAACGCCATATCCTTCACCTTCGTGGACAGCAAAAACCACATGAACAAAGCAGGTCCATGGGGCACCCCGCTTCCTGGCCAgaagagcaaggtactccctccaCGTCAAAACAAAATATATACTGTGCATATTAGCAGGTTGGATTATTACATACCTCTTCTCGGTGATAACTAACTCTTGGTAAATGGACAATCTCTTGATCCATGTTTAACCGTTAGTTATTTCTCGTGATTATGTGTACGTGCAGACTATCCACTTGACAAATGTGCGTATCACCGAGCTCTCCGGGTACACTTACAACGGATACATCACCTCGCTCACCTTCCGCACCACCGACGCCCAGAAGCACCATGGCCCGTTCGGAAAAGTGAGGCCGAAAGCTGGAGCCGACACCCATTTCCGCATCCCTCTCATGAACGGCTCTATCGTCGCCTTCTGCGCCCAGGCTGATGACTACCTCAGCGCCATTGGTGCTTATCTCAAGATTTGATTGCTCCATCATATGTATGATGATCTACATATGACTGCGTTCGCTAGCTAACCAGACTAGCTAGAAGGTTACTATGTCCGTGTGTGTGCATGTATGTCGTTGTTGTTCAATAAGGCGGGCGGCAGCACGCTAGCTACCCAGCCTAGCTGGTTGCTCCCCGTGCGTGCATGTGATTGGTCGCGTGATGTTTAAAATGTTGGTGATGTTTGTTGTTGTATTGGTTAAGCTTGCAATAGTAAGTTTAATTCCGAAAGTAAGTAATTTCCAGACAATATGAAATGCTACTTGCAAGAGGCAGATTTAATCTTGCACAAACGTATTTATTCTCCTTCTCCTCTGTGATTTTTAATATTTTAGAGAAAAGGAATTTCTATTCACAAAAATGAAGAGAAAATGCATTTCTGCCCCGCCTTTAATAGAAAGCCAACTATTCCCTTTGTCTCATAATGTAAGATGTTATTTGACACTAGTGGCGAAGGAAATAGTGACCAGTGGCAACACGAGCGTGCATCAAGACCAACGCACAGCCAGCTCTACGAACTCCGCCAACATAGTAACCAATTTATAATTACTGAAAGTTCTTCAGTTTTCATTAACTAAGATCGGACAACTTGTTAGAAAGTTATGTGATGTGAAGCCAACAAAGTTCTTTGAATCTTTCAATAAAGTCCGGATACAAATGATTGGAAATTCCGATGTAGTGCATCCCGGCATCAAATGTTGTAAAAATTCCTTGGGTCCAATTTTGTTGAGTTTACCAACTGATCCACCAAAAATCGGAGGACGTGCAAGAACAAGAATGGAGGACATGCTAGAACAAGAGAAGATATATGCAATGCAACACGACAAGTTGTTATATTCCATTTGAGAATATATAAGAACAGGGGACGGGGAGTATGTGATCCCGAGCTCCAGTGGTCCAGGATGAACAGTAAaatccaaaaaaataaaaaaaatagaaacaaaTTTGATGTTTCAAAATACAATCTTGctaagtctcagtcgactgagacttcgttaagtcagtcgactgagacttcgTTAAGTTTTAGTTGGTACTATATCCGTGGATCTTACGTTGAGATATGTGCAAAAAaatcagtttttctttttctctctagCATGTTATGTCACTTAGCTGAGACTTGTTTAAATCTCAGTCGACTAAGACCTAGCCACATCCTTCAAAATATTTAGGTGAAACTGCTTGAGCTGGTTGAGTTGTGCAGAATCTCCAACTGATTAGCTTGCCGTGAGCGACAACACAAAATTACGTGACCTGCTTGCGGTAGGAAAGAGCAGATTGGCGAGACGAAACAGGCGGCCCGCCCGTCCCTAGTGCGCAAAACTCGCCGTCTACGTGCAGACGAGCGAGGCGCCCGGGCACATGGAGAACAGCCGCTCTCACGGAATttcagtttttgttttttgtttttcgTGAATACACGAAATTACAGGTTAGCTTTTTTTTAACATTAGTACAGATACAAGCGTTCATATACACATGCATATACTCACTTCTATGAATGCACACACGCATAttctacccctatgagcacctctaaaagactgagccgacatatcaTCTTAAGATTTACGAGTCACCGTAGGCGTCTCGTCATCGACGGAAATGTCTCCTCTCACTAAatgcgcatcgccggaaatcctgaaataaattcaggaataaatgcgagcaccaggatttgaattTCTGATGAGTCGGGATACCACAGTCTCTCTAACCATCGTTGGTTCGCAAATTACAAGTTAGCTATTACAGGCAGCAACATGCACATCGTTGTCGTCGGTGAGCGACTCACGTTGTGGGAAAGTACCGAGTAACTTTAGCAGATCCTACAAAACTCTATATCATAAATTTCGTTTAACAGATCCTATAAAACGAATGCACGGTATTTGCGGACGGCACGACTGAATAGACCTGCTAAAAACCATATTGCGTATTTAAAACTTAGTTCGTGCCACGATAGTTCACCACCAGAATTCATACATTCAAACATACAAACATAAACACATAGTAAATCAAACTAAATCTAGAACTAGTTCATGGTTTGACGCTGAGGTAGTACTCGGCCGCCGACCGGTAGAGAATGTTGGCGAGCCGGTACTCCTCCTTCGTCGCCTCGAGGCGTTCAGCAACACCCTCTTCATCGGCCGCCGTCACATTCTTTGCGTCGCCGAGCTCGAGCTTCACGTTGCGGAGCCTCTTAGTAGTTGGCAAAGTTGGTCGCCGAGCTCGAGGAAGCGCCCCCACATGCCCCGGGCACCGCTGCTGGAGAGGGCGCCGCGCTCGCAGGCATGCTACGAGCGCCACGGCTCAACGGCGGGCCGACTGGAGCTGTCGGGCCTCCATGTCGTGCCAAGGGGGCTTGTGCGGCAGTGAGCCGGTGACCAGCCGCGACCCCACGCCCCCGACCTCCGCTGACCATTAATCTGCGAGAAATGGGTGCGTGCGCACATAATCATTCATCGGAGAAGTGGGATTGGACGCCGGAGTAGTGGAGATTGCGGCAGAGGCGGGTGGGGAAAATGAAGAATACAAACCGTAAATCGGCCGATGTCGAGTAAATATAGCAGCGGGGAGGAATATACGAGCCGCCTGTATAATTTTTACGAGTCGGACCTTTTTTACCGATTTATTTGGACAAAGAAAGAGCAGTAAAACATCTGAAATTATAAATTATAATGTCCGGCGAGGTTTTAGAGTTGCTCTTAGAGAAAATATACTAGTACTAGTACAATTTTCATGTAACCTTTGGGAAACATATTGCAGAGCAAACGCACGAGAATCAGAGTGTGGTTGGGAGCAATGGCTGCTCTCCTCCTAGCCTCAAGGGCAGCCTCTCTTCTTCCACCCCCATCTCACACCAAAGCATTCCCCCAAAAATAGATCGCTATGAGGCAACAAGGGACGGGAGATTGCTCCCCTTTCATCTTTTTTTCGTTTCCCGTCCGCCGTATCATGCGGTGCCCAGGCTGGTGGATTGGTGGCGGCTCATCGTTTTCCTCCGGCGAGATTCGGTCCGGGCCGCCGACAACCGGaggtttctctctctctctctctctccccctttctTTCCCCCGTCCATCCAAATTCCTTTCCCGCCGCATGGATCGACCGACGAACCGCAGATCCCTTCagatttttttggattttttatCATTATTATTGGGTTCGTCCTCTTCTTGCCAAAAGTTTCTAATTTTATCCCCTTTTCCGTGGCTTAATCCGAATGCAGAGGCACCCAGATCCAACATCAACAGGTGGCAACCCCTAGCGCGGGCATCAGCCTGTCAAATCTGGTTGGGCAAATCACCTCCACAAGTTTTGGTCCCAAGACCAGCGATTTGGGGAGGAGAATCAAGCGAGGAAGAATCGGTGCTCGGTCCTTCGGTGTTCTTGAGGTGCCGATCCCCACTGGGGAGCAATGGCCGGCTGGGCGAGGAATTAGGGGTCGATTAGGCAAGCAAGCAGATTACATAGGATGAGGTGGCCGAGGAGCAGATTGAAATGGCTCCTCAGCGCATGCCTCATTTCCCTCCTGCTGCTCACGCCAACAGACCGCGACGGGCTGCTGCTCGTCGCCGCCATCAGGAAGAACTTGTTTTGGCCGCCGCCACCTCCCCAGCCGTCTCCCCCGAGC contains:
- the LOC125540717 gene encoding protein GOS9-like, encoding MSTYGVKVGMFGGSNGDVYDIAELTSSAPSSLRSLEIWSTSGHEGIINAISFTFVDSKNHMNKAGPWGTPLPGQKSKTIHLTNVRITELSGYTYNGYITSLTFRTTDAQKHHGPFGKVRPKAGADTHFRIPLMNGSIVAFCAQADDYLSAIGAYLKI